The proteins below are encoded in one region of Halichoerus grypus chromosome X, mHalGry1.hap1.1, whole genome shotgun sequence:
- the RAB33A gene encoding ras-related protein Rab-33A isoform X2: MAQPILGHGSLQPASAAGLASLELDSSLDQYVQIRIFKIIVIGDSNVGKTCLTFRFCGGTFPDKTEATIGVDFREKTVEIEGEKIKVQVWDTAGQERFRKSMVEHYYRNVHAVVFVYDVTKMTSFTNLKMWIQECNGHAVPPLVPKVLVGNKCDLREQIQVPSNLALKFADAHNMLLFETSAKDPKESQNVESIFMCLACRLKAQKSLLYRDAERQQGKVQKLEFAQEANSKTSCPC, from the exons ATGGCGCAGCCCATCCTGGGCCATGGGAGCCTGCAGCCCGCCTCGGCCGCTGGCCTGGCGTCCTTGGAGCTCGACTCGTCGCTGGACCAGTACGTACAGATTCGCATCTTCAAAATCATCGTGATTGGGGACTCCAACGTGGGCAAGACCTGCCTGACCTTCCGCTTCTGCGGGGGGACCTTCCCGGACAAGACTGAGGCCACCATTGGCGTGGACTTCAGGGAGAAGACCGTGGAAATCGAGGGCGAGAAGATCAAG GTTCAGGTGTGGGACACAGCAGGTCAGGAACGCTTCCGCAAAAGCATGGTCGAGCATTACTACCGCAATGTGCATGCAGTGGTCTTCGTCTATGACGTCACCAAGATGACATCCTTCACCAACCTCAAGATGTGGATCCAAGAATGCAATGGGCACGCCGTGCCCCCACTAGTCCCCAAAGTGCTTGTGGGCAACAAGTGTGACTTGAGGGAACAGATCCAGGTGCCCTCCAACTTAGCCCTGAAATTTGCCGATGCCCACAACATGCTCTTGTTTGAGACTTCAGCCAAGGACCCCAAAGAGAGCCAGAACGTGGAGTCAATTTTCATGTGCCTGGCTTGCCGATTAAAGGCTCAGAAATCCCTGCTCTATCGTGATGCTGAGAGGCAGCAGGGGAAGGTGCAGAAACTGGAGTTCGCACAGGAAGCTAACAGTAAAACTTCCTGTCCCTGTTGA
- the RAB33A gene encoding ras-related protein Rab-33A isoform X1, whose amino-acid sequence MAQPILGHGSLQPASAAGLASLELDSSLDQYVQIRIFKIIVIGDSNVGKTCLTFRFCGGTFPDKTEATIGVDFREKTVEIEGEKIKVIQTVQVWDTAGQERFRKSMVEHYYRNVHAVVFVYDVTKMTSFTNLKMWIQECNGHAVPPLVPKVLVGNKCDLREQIQVPSNLALKFADAHNMLLFETSAKDPKESQNVESIFMCLACRLKAQKSLLYRDAERQQGKVQKLEFAQEANSKTSCPC is encoded by the exons ATGGCGCAGCCCATCCTGGGCCATGGGAGCCTGCAGCCCGCCTCGGCCGCTGGCCTGGCGTCCTTGGAGCTCGACTCGTCGCTGGACCAGTACGTACAGATTCGCATCTTCAAAATCATCGTGATTGGGGACTCCAACGTGGGCAAGACCTGCCTGACCTTCCGCTTCTGCGGGGGGACCTTCCCGGACAAGACTGAGGCCACCATTGGCGTGGACTTCAGGGAGAAGACCGTGGAAATCGAGGGCGAGAAGATCAAGGTGATCCAGACG GTTCAGGTGTGGGACACAGCAGGTCAGGAACGCTTCCGCAAAAGCATGGTCGAGCATTACTACCGCAATGTGCATGCAGTGGTCTTCGTCTATGACGTCACCAAGATGACATCCTTCACCAACCTCAAGATGTGGATCCAAGAATGCAATGGGCACGCCGTGCCCCCACTAGTCCCCAAAGTGCTTGTGGGCAACAAGTGTGACTTGAGGGAACAGATCCAGGTGCCCTCCAACTTAGCCCTGAAATTTGCCGATGCCCACAACATGCTCTTGTTTGAGACTTCAGCCAAGGACCCCAAAGAGAGCCAGAACGTGGAGTCAATTTTCATGTGCCTGGCTTGCCGATTAAAGGCTCAGAAATCCCTGCTCTATCGTGATGCTGAGAGGCAGCAGGGGAAGGTGCAGAAACTGGAGTTCGCACAGGAAGCTAACAGTAAAACTTCCTGTCCCTGTTGA